One genomic segment of Mangifera indica cultivar Alphonso chromosome 6, CATAS_Mindica_2.1, whole genome shotgun sequence includes these proteins:
- the LOC123219405 gene encoding F-box protein SKIP19-like codes for MSTTITPDLQTRDWTELPVDVTATILAKVGAIEILTSVQYVCSSWLRICREPSMWRSIDMRNLGDLCDVEYDLGKMCRHAVDLSHGSLISINIESFGTDDLLNYIAERCPHIRSLRLVSCYCISDLGLIEAVSKFPLLEELDISFCSLSKETLEAVGSCCPHLKSLKLNDKGYRCPKIVCDDEAIAIAENMPKLCHLEIFGNKLSNDGLEAILDGCPHLESLDLRQCFNINLGGNLQKRCAERIKVMQYPDDSIKDGEFDTDFLEHYGSSEEDYPSGISDIEFVSDEDDYYEFSDYEFDYEYMFYD; via the exons ATGAGCACCACCATCACGCCGGATCTTCAAACACGCGACTGGACAGAGCTTCCAGTCGACGTGACGGCGACGATTCTCGCGAAGGTAGGGGCCATTGAAATCCTGACGAGTGTGCAATATGTGTGTTCTTCATGGTTGAGGATCTGCAGAGAACCGTCGATGTGGCGGAGCATCGACATGCGTAACCTTGGAGATCTTTGCGACGTGGAATATGACTTGGGGAAGATGTGTCGGCATGCCGTTGATCTTAGTCATGGCAGCTTGATTTCTATCAACATCGAGTCCTTTGGTACCGATGATCTCCTCAACTACATCGCTGAAAG GTGTCCCCATATAAGAAGCCTTAGACTGGTATCTTGCTATTGCATATCAGACCTTGGATTGATTGAAGCTGTATCAAAGTTTCCACTGCTGGAGGAGCTTGACATTTCATTCTGTTCACTATCAAAAGAGACTTTGGAAGCTGTTGGGAGTTGTTGTCCTCATCTGAAATCGTTGAAATTGAATGATAAGGGTTACAGATGCCCGAAGATAGTGTGTGATGACGAGGCAATAGCAATTGCAGAGAACATGCCTAAATTATGCCATCTTGAGATATTTGGTAATAAGCTGTCAAATGATGGCTTGGAGGCCATTCTTGATGGTTGTCCTCACCTTGAATCGCTTGACCTGCGCCAGTGTTTCAACATCAATCTTGGTGGAAATTTGCAGAAAAGATGTGCTGAACGGATCAAAGTTATGCAATATCCAGATGATTCTATTAAGGATGGGGAATTTGATACAGACTTTCTTGAACATTATGGATCATCTGAAGAAGACTATCCATCTGGAATATCTGACATTGAATTTGTGTCGGATGAGGATGATTACTATGAATTCTCTGATTATGAATTTGActatgaatatatgttttatgattAG